Proteins co-encoded in one uncultured Draconibacterium sp. genomic window:
- a CDS encoding outer membrane beta-barrel protein has product MKPYKFIFLSIIVLLSFGTVTAQEETRNNQELSFYGKGLLNSLKYDIGEGADITRGAGGGFGIQYCLYMSKKWSVSLGLGYEQYHSKVLLSGFTDHYQTSDIEGADFDFYSTVDSYEEKQSVAMLNLPILFRYETSTPWVNTFIYGAAGFQLGIPFSSKYSATAQNLTTSGYFEQWDVMLANPAFMGFGSWGTIESNKQKLDFRSSYSLLFELGFKHELDGNSNIYIGYYADLGLNQLTKESTTLTSLIEYDADKPTEFELNPLFYSAPQAQGEAYVTKPKIRGFGIKIQYAFQF; this is encoded by the coding sequence ATGAAACCATACAAGTTCATATTTTTATCAATAATAGTGTTACTGTCCTTCGGGACAGTAACCGCCCAGGAAGAAACAAGAAATAATCAGGAGCTATCGTTTTATGGAAAAGGTCTTCTTAATTCGCTAAAATATGATATTGGGGAAGGAGCTGACATAACCAGAGGAGCCGGAGGTGGTTTTGGTATTCAATATTGCCTGTATATGAGCAAAAAATGGAGTGTTTCCCTGGGACTTGGATACGAGCAATATCATTCGAAAGTTCTTTTATCGGGATTTACAGATCATTATCAAACATCAGACATAGAGGGAGCAGATTTTGATTTTTACTCAACTGTTGATAGCTATGAAGAAAAACAATCGGTTGCGATGTTAAACCTTCCCATATTATTCAGGTACGAAACGTCTACCCCCTGGGTTAATACTTTTATTTATGGTGCTGCCGGTTTTCAGTTAGGAATTCCTTTTAGCTCGAAATATAGTGCTACCGCACAGAATTTAACAACCTCAGGTTATTTTGAACAGTGGGATGTCATGCTGGCTAATCCGGCTTTTATGGGATTTGGCAGTTGGGGGACAATTGAAAGCAATAAGCAAAAGCTGGATTTTCGTAGTAGTTACTCTTTGTTATTTGAGTTGGGATTCAAACATGAGCTAGATGGTAACTCAAATATTTATATCGGTTATTACGCCGACCTGGGATTGAATCAATTAACAAAAGAAAGCACTACTTTAACTTCGCTGATTGAATATGATGCCGATAAGCCGACGGAGTTTGAGCTCAATCCATTGTTTTATTCTGCACCACAAGCACAAGGTGAAGCGTATGTTACAAAACCAAAAATCAGGGGATTCGGAATAAAAATTCAATATGCTTTTCAGTTTTAA
- a CDS encoding T9SS type A sorting domain-containing protein, with translation MKQNLLYLVLLFSGFFVQHNAYAQTMQAGDIAFIGYTTDDPDGFTFIALKDLPAGETIYFTDEGWETTVGWNNPFEPHLEWVIPAGTTIGTIVSVVESSINTFTVTGSTNGVTMLDPSGSATTFALSAGDQVLAYQSSTGARPASPTFISGVHGDYNNTRYDAVTTWNDQVPVNGGSESMLPTGLTNGVDCVSLFPAPGPELDNNKYVGILTGTASFVRAVINDPTNWSGTDNSGIVDITATTYATPNVTPDAAGGTTLTDGDIAITRINNDNPDTYSFLILTDIESGTEILFTTEYWGTNVPDGMGGNIPGPAFSNFYFTIQFTATSDISAGEEVHINGDLMTVTFSSGSTLGTISSLGPVNPFEGNLFHSGGDCILVFQGSKASPTFIAGISNETGVSGTSGDAWQTNFSVNDTQLPAGKVNGQDGWLGLFPFGTTESDNCRYKETALHTGTKEAVMAAIMDVNNWEFDNAIPWGESTETFSISSVPACTMTASISSQTDVACNGGATGSLTVTPTDGTGPYTYLWDDGSAQTTATATGLAAGTYEVIVTDDNGCTDTASATITQPASALSANGVGTDETCAGNNGYVDLTVTGGTAPYTFVWSNAATTEDIIGLAPGTYDVTVTDANGCTATESVTINAATACPALATVTTDAITVYTTSSFTVGGDVTDNGNVTVTERGIVYSTSANPTTADNTVQMGTGEGVFSQSVSGLSSGVTYYVRAYAINSEGTAYGNEVVFTAPYGVINLVHDATTTQYPTIQQAVDASVTGDMVTLGTGTYIEQVTVTTGITIQGASTTETIVRSPLAANLTVNGGWKTLKAQDVIAIIGIKTDDASQVTIKDLVVDGFDQGYLPDGTYPNKEAYAFQGIGALNTNLIVDNVNVTGVRELATDFGATIPAGYLPADQPSGLNHNEAIFAESAISSGNHTLEVKNSYIEKFQKTAILAWGPTLEVNIHDNTIQGYGQTLYSTGNGIQIASTDRTSLGGDNGNRRGTTGIITNNQILGIGVVIPEPGQDGSYLNLGMYGPSAILPSEAGDNFVISNNTITRTPYQSWYNDYISNDGGFSNTAIAVYNSNNASVTGNTISGFDVAIAEIGAVNGSEFNASGNTVSDNRNDYFTAQNNDHIVLGSSAEILTYYATSQGVDLIDNFGIDDRINVVGMESGSINGELSGNLIVDFTGGTVTAGDGSTVAANSIQVQQNATTTTLFIDTDATEDQAELKLELTGLYELGNFKLDGGFIVFTISPPTASAQAFCDAATVADLEATGTDLKWYDVATGGTLLVNNTDLSTGTYYVSQTVSGVESGRTSVAVTINPSPVASGVVDANVSCNGETDGGATASATGGTAPYTYVWSNGATTASIVGVAAGTYDLTITDDNGCTDQASVTITEPATLVASGVVDANVNCNGLSDGGATASATGGTAPYTYVWSNGATTASIVGVAAGTYDLTITDDNGCTDQASVTITEPATLVASGVVDANVNCNGLSDGGATASATGGTAPYTYVWSNAATTASIVGVTAGTYDVTITDDNGCTDQASVTITEPTALVASGVVDANVSCNGLSDGGATASVTGGTAPYTYVWSNGATTASIVGVTAGTYDVTITDDNGCTDQASVTITEPAALVASGVVDANVSCNGLSDGGATASVTGGTAPYTYVWSNGATTASIVGVAAGTYDVNITDANGCTDQASVTITEPATLVASGVVDANVSCNGETDGGATASATGGTAPYTYVWSNGATTASIVGVVAGTYDVTITDANGCTDQASVTITEPATLVASGVVDANVSCNGLSDGGATASATGGTVPYTYVWSNGATTASIVGVAAGTYDVNITDANGCTDQASVTITEPATLVASGVVDANVSCNGLSDGGATASATGGTVPYTYVWSNGATTASIVGVVAGTYDVNITDDNGCTDQASVTITEPATLVASGVVDANVSCNGLSDGGATASATGGTAPYTYVWSNGATTASIVGVTAGTYDVTITDDNGCTDQASVTITEPVTLVASGVVDANVSCNGLSDGGATASATGGTAPYTYVWSNGATTASIVGVAAGTYDVNITDANGCTDEASVTITEPTALVASGVVDANVSCNGLSDGGATASATGGTAPYTYVWSNGATTASIVGVAAGTYDVTITDANGCTDEASVIITEPAELVASGVVDANVSCNGGSNGGATASATGGTAPYTYVWSNAATTASIVGVAAGTYDVTITDANGCTATTSVEVTEPTIFVVSTIVTANATCNGGATGTGSITLSRGTAPYEYTFGNKTYSNLPDGTTISVKGLSAGTYDVTATDDNGCTASSSMTITEPTAFVVSTIVTANVTCNGGTTGTGSITLSGGTAPYEYTFGSKTYSNLPDGTTISVEGLSAGTYDVTATDDNGCTASSSMTITEPVALSANAVATNVSCNAGSNGAINLTVTGGTAPYTYVWSNAATTASIVGVAAGTYDVTITDANGCTDEASVTITEPATLVASGVVDANVSCNGLSDGGATASATGGTAPYTYVWSNAATTASIVGVTAGTYDVTITDDNGCTDQASVTITEPAALVASGVVDANVSCNGLSDGGATASATGGTAPYTYVWSNGATTASIVGVTAGTYDVTITDDNGCTDQASVTITEPAALSVNITLDNNLTCSDDNNGGATVEVTGGTAPYTYEWDNQATTASVTNLTLGNHSVTITDNNGCTATQTINIDFDDSILPVPDVSTLPNISEYCEVYRTDVPTPTATDNCSGTLMGTTNAIFPINSLGTTTITWTFKDEKGNKFIQQQDIIVKSSPLSDVSFGDATVTYDGTFHSIEVNGLPAEASASYQNNGQTDAGSYEVTATLNPGSSRCPSITLTAMLTIEKAEQTISFDEIPDKNLETDADFSLMASASSKLPVSYTYSYSADTPPAEVNETGDVSLLTSGTVEITAHQEGNANYSQATSVTRTLTIESSDATIHELTINGEVYDRPDNNIYYLIDCNDERDKVEIDFSTEANATGNTGLNFEIETPTPGIYRKEIQVTSQDDTNTRTYRVVVEKRFNYEDIVIQKYNNVLLVNNNPETNGGYRFTSFNWYKDGVLIGTGQYYSVGDNASDQLDLNAMYSVEMETEDGDILSTCESSITLKSAFVLKVAPNPVHSGSTIDVTTTYSTEMLTDLKITLSNLYGLQVMQEASGSNNSRITLPSSLTPGTYVVSTKAGGVELSTKIIVQ, from the coding sequence ATGAAACAAAATTTACTTTATTTAGTATTACTTTTTTCTGGCTTCTTTGTGCAGCACAATGCATATGCGCAAACAATGCAAGCCGGAGATATAGCCTTTATAGGTTACACCACTGATGATCCGGACGGCTTTACTTTTATAGCTTTAAAGGATCTCCCTGCCGGAGAAACTATTTATTTTACAGATGAAGGATGGGAAACTACAGTAGGGTGGAATAACCCATTTGAGCCTCACCTGGAGTGGGTAATACCTGCCGGAACTACTATTGGGACTATTGTATCTGTGGTAGAAAGCTCTATTAATACCTTTACTGTAACAGGATCTACCAATGGGGTAACAATGCTTGACCCATCAGGTAGTGCAACTACTTTTGCCCTTTCGGCAGGAGATCAGGTATTAGCCTATCAGTCCTCTACAGGAGCTAGACCAGCATCACCCACGTTTATTTCGGGGGTACATGGCGATTATAACAATACCAGATATGATGCTGTAACTACATGGAATGATCAGGTGCCGGTAAATGGCGGATCAGAATCTATGCTACCAACGGGACTAACTAATGGTGTAGATTGTGTATCTCTTTTTCCTGCTCCGGGACCGGAGTTGGACAATAATAAATATGTAGGAATTCTTACAGGTACCGCCTCGTTTGTAAGAGCAGTGATAAATGACCCTACTAACTGGTCTGGTACTGATAATTCGGGTATTGTTGATATAACAGCAACAACATATGCTACACCTAATGTAACACCAGATGCAGCAGGAGGAACTACGCTTACAGATGGAGATATTGCTATTACAAGAATTAATAATGATAACCCCGATACGTATTCATTTCTAATTCTTACTGATATAGAATCAGGAACAGAAATTTTATTTACTACAGAATATTGGGGAACTAACGTTCCTGATGGTATGGGTGGTAATATACCCGGTCCTGCTTTTAGTAACTTCTATTTTACTATACAATTTACAGCTACATCTGATATTAGTGCTGGAGAAGAAGTACATATAAATGGAGATCTTATGACAGTAACTTTTTCTTCAGGATCAACATTAGGTACAATCTCCTCTTTAGGTCCGGTTAATCCATTTGAAGGAAACTTATTTCATTCCGGAGGAGACTGTATTCTTGTATTTCAAGGAAGCAAAGCCAGTCCTACTTTTATTGCCGGTATAAGTAATGAAACAGGAGTTTCAGGAACTTCGGGCGATGCATGGCAGACAAACTTCTCTGTTAACGACACGCAACTTCCTGCAGGAAAAGTGAACGGACAAGATGGCTGGTTAGGTCTATTTCCTTTTGGAACAACAGAGTCTGATAACTGTAGATATAAAGAAACAGCATTACATACAGGAACTAAGGAAGCAGTTATGGCTGCTATTATGGATGTTAACAATTGGGAATTTGATAATGCTATCCCTTGGGGAGAATCTACTGAAACTTTTTCAATCAGTAGTGTTCCGGCATGTACTATGACAGCTTCTATTTCGTCGCAAACCGATGTTGCATGTAACGGAGGAGCTACAGGATCATTAACTGTTACACCTACAGATGGTACAGGACCATATACCTACTTATGGGATGATGGTTCTGCACAAACTACAGCAACGGCAACAGGTCTTGCAGCAGGAACGTATGAAGTTATTGTAACCGATGATAACGGATGTACCGATACAGCAAGTGCAACAATTACTCAACCAGCAAGTGCACTATCGGCAAACGGAGTAGGAACTGATGAAACTTGTGCAGGTAACAATGGTTATGTTGATTTAACCGTAACCGGAGGTACAGCACCATACACATTTGTATGGAGTAACGCAGCTACTACCGAAGATATAATAGGTCTTGCACCTGGAACATATGATGTAACTGTAACTGATGCCAACGGATGTACAGCAACTGAAAGTGTAACCATAAACGCTGCTACAGCTTGCCCAGCATTAGCAACAGTAACTACTGATGCGATAACAGTATATACTACAAGTAGTTTTACTGTTGGAGGTGATGTGACTGATAATGGTAACGTTACAGTAACAGAAAGAGGTATTGTATATAGCACATCGGCTAACCCAACAACGGCTGATAACACAGTACAAATGGGTACAGGCGAAGGAGTTTTCTCTCAGTCAGTATCAGGGCTTAGTTCAGGTGTTACTTACTATGTAAGAGCATACGCAATAAATTCAGAAGGTACAGCTTATGGTAATGAAGTAGTATTTACGGCTCCATATGGTGTTATTAACTTAGTACATGATGCTACTACTACACAATATCCAACCATACAGCAGGCAGTTGATGCTTCTGTAACAGGAGATATGGTAACCCTTGGGACAGGTACTTATATAGAGCAGGTAACTGTTACTACAGGTATAACCATACAAGGTGCCAGTACAACTGAAACTATAGTACGTTCTCCATTAGCTGCTAACCTTACTGTAAACGGCGGATGGAAAACACTTAAAGCACAAGATGTAATTGCAATTATTGGTATTAAAACTGATGATGCCTCTCAGGTAACAATTAAAGACCTTGTTGTTGATGGATTCGATCAGGGTTATCTTCCTGATGGCACATATCCTAATAAAGAAGCCTATGCATTCCAGGGTATAGGTGCTCTTAATACAAACCTTATAGTTGACAATGTAAATGTTACAGGTGTTCGCGAACTCGCTACAGATTTCGGTGCAACAATACCTGCAGGATACCTTCCGGCTGATCAGCCTTCAGGATTAAACCACAACGAAGCAATATTTGCTGAGAGTGCTATTAGTTCAGGAAACCACACACTTGAAGTTAAGAACTCTTATATAGAGAAATTCCAAAAAACAGCAATATTAGCATGGGGTCCAACGCTTGAAGTTAACATTCATGATAACACTATTCAAGGCTACGGACAAACTTTATACAGTACAGGTAATGGTATCCAGATAGCCTCTACCGACAGAACTTCTCTTGGAGGAGATAACGGTAACAGAAGAGGTACAACAGGTATAATTACCAATAACCAAATATTAGGTATAGGAGTTGTTATCCCGGAACCGGGACAAGACGGAAGTTACCTTAACCTTGGTATGTACGGTCCTTCGGCTATACTACCTTCTGAGGCAGGAGATAACTTTGTTATAAGCAATAACACTATAACAAGAACTCCATACCAGTCTTGGTATAATGATTATATCTCTAACGACGGAGGCTTCTCTAACACTGCAATAGCTGTTTATAACAGTAATAATGCAAGCGTAACAGGTAATACTATCAGCGGTTTTGATGTAGCTATTGCCGAAATAGGAGCAGTAAACGGATCAGAGTTTAATGCAAGTGGTAATACAGTTTCAGATAACCGTAACGATTACTTTACAGCACAAAACAACGACCATATTGTATTAGGTTCAAGTGCTGAAATACTTACTTATTATGCAACCAGCCAAGGAGTAGATCTTATAGATAACTTTGGTATTGATGACAGAATAAATGTAGTAGGTATGGAGTCTGGCTCTATAAACGGAGAACTATCAGGTAATCTTATAGTTGACTTTACAGGCGGAACAGTAACAGCAGGAGACGGTTCAACCGTTGCTGCAAACTCAATACAAGTTCAGCAAAATGCAACTACTACAACTTTATTTATAGATACTGATGCTACAGAAGACCAAGCTGAGCTTAAACTTGAACTTACAGGTCTTTATGAATTAGGTAACTTTAAATTAGATGGAGGATTTATAGTATTTACTATATCACCTCCTACAGCTTCTGCACAAGCATTTTGTGATGCAGCTACTGTAGCAGATCTTGAAGCAACAGGTACTGACCTTAAATGGTATGACGTAGCAACAGGAGGAACTCTTCTTGTTAACAACACAGACCTTTCAACAGGAACTTACTATGTATCGCAAACAGTTTCAGGTGTTGAAAGTGGCAGAACATCAGTAGCTGTTACAATAAACCCATCACCTGTAGCTTCCGGCGTAGTTGATGCCAATGTAAGCTGTAATGGAGAAACTGATGGCGGAGCTACCGCAAGCGCAACAGGCGGAACAGCTCCATACACTTATGTCTGGAGTAACGGGGCAACAACCGCTTCAATAGTAGGAGTTGCCGCCGGAACATATGATTTAACCATAACTGATGATAACGGATGTACCGATCAAGCGAGTGTAACAATTACAGAACCGGCAACATTAGTAGCTTCCGGCGTAGTTGATGCCAACGTAAACTGTAACGGTTTATCAGACGGCGGAGCTACCGCAAGCGCAACAGGCGGAACAGCTCCATACACTTATGTCTGGAGTAACGGGGCAACAACCGCTTCAATAGTAGGAGTTGCCGCCGGAACATATGATTTAACCATAACTGATGATAACGGATGTACCGATCAAGCGAGTGTAACAATTACAGAACCGGCAACATTAGTAGCTTCCGGCGTAGTTGATGCCAACGTAAACTGTAACGGTTTATCAGACGGCGGAGCTACCGCAAGCGCAACAGGCGGAACAGCTCCATACACTTATGTCTGGAGTAACGCTGCAACAACCGCTTCAATAGTAGGAGTTACTGCCGGAACATATGATGTAACCATAACTGATGATAACGGATGTACCGATCAAGCGAGTGTAACAATTACAGAACCGACAGCATTAGTAGCTTCCGGCGTAGTTGATGCCAACGTAAGCTGTAACGGTTTATCAGACGGCGGAGCTACCGCAAGCGTAACAGGCGGAACAGCTCCATACACTTATGTCTGGAGTAACGGGGCAACAACCGCTTCAATAGTAGGAGTTACTGCCGGAACATATGATGTAACCATAACTGATGATAACGGATGTACCGATCAAGCGAGTGTTACAATTACAGAACCGGCAGCATTAGTAGCTTCCGGCGTAGTTGATGCCAACGTAAGCTGTAACGGTTTATCAGACGGCGGAGCTACCGCAAGCGTAACAGGCGGAACAGCTCCATACACTTATGTCTGGAGTAACGGGGCAACAACCGCTTCAATAGTAGGAGTTGCCGCCGGAACATATGATGTAAACATAACAGATGCTAACGGATGTACCGATCAAGCAAGTGTAACAATTACAGAACCGGCAACATTAGTAGCTTCCGGCGTAGTTGATGCCAATGTAAGCTGTAATGGAGAAACTGATGGCGGAGCTACCGCAAGCGCAACAGGCGGAACAGCTCCATACACTTATGTCTGGAGTAACGGGGCAACAACCGCTTCAATAGTAGGAGTTGTCGCCGGAACATACGATGTAACCATAACAGATGCTAACGGATGTACCGATCAAGCGAGTGTAACAATTACAGAACCGGCAACATTAGTCGCTTCCGGCGTAGTTGATGCCAACGTAAGCTGTAACGGTTTATCAGACGGCGGAGCTACCGCAAGCGCAACAGGCGGAACAGTTCCATACACTTATGTCTGGAGTAACGGGGCAACAACCGCTTCAATAGTAGGAGTTGCCGCCGGAACATATGATGTAAACATAACTGATGCTAACGGATGTACCGATCAAGCGAGTGTAACAATTACAGAACCGGCAACATTAGTAGCTTCCGGCGTAGTTGATGCCAACGTAAGCTGTAACGGTTTATCAGACGGCGGAGCTACCGCAAGCGCAACAGGCGGAACAGTTCCATACACTTATGTCTGGAGTAACGGGGCAACAACCGCTTCAATAGTAGGAGTTGTCGCCGGAACATATGATGTAAACATAACTGATGATAACGGATGTACCGATCAAGCGAGTGTAACAATTACAGAACCGGCAACATTAGTAGCTTCCGGCGTAGTTGATGCCAACGTAAGCTGTAACGGTTTATCAGACGGCGGAGCTACCGCAAGCGCAACAGGCGGAACAGCTCCATACACTTATGTCTGGAGTAACGGGGCAACAACCGCTTCAATAGTAGGAGTTACCGCCGGAACATATGATGTAACCATAACTGATGATAACGGATGTACCGATCAAGCGAGTGTAACAATTACAGAACCGGTAACATTAGTAGCTTCCGGCGTAGTTGATGCCAACGTAAGCTGTAACGGTTTATCAGACGGCGGAGCTACCGCAAGCGCAACAGGCGGAACAGCTCCATACACTTATGTCTGGAGTAACGGGGCAACAACCGCTTCAATAGTAGGAGTTGCCGCCGGAACATATGATGTAAACATAACTGATGCTAACGGATGTACCGATGAAGCGAGTGTAACAATTACAGAACCGACAGCATTAGTAGCTTCCGGCGTAGTTGATGCCAACGTAAGCTGTAACGGTTTATCAGACGGCGGAGCTACCGCAAGCGCAACAGGCGGAACAGCTCCATACACTTATGTCTGGAGTAACGGGGCAACAACCGCTTCAATAGTAGGAGTTGCCGCCGGAACATATGATGTAACCATAACCGATGCTAATGGATGTACCGATGAAGCTAGTGTAATAATTACAGAACCGGCAGAACTAGTAGCTTCCGGCGTAGTTGATGCCAACGTAAGCTGTAATGGTGGAAGCAACGGCGGAGCTACCGCAAGCGCAACCGGCGGAACAGCACCATACACTTATGTATGGAGTAACGCTGCAACAACCGCTTCAATAGTAGGAGTTGCTGCCGGAACATATGATGTAACCATAACCGATGCTAACGGATGTACTGCAACTACTTCAGTAGAAGTAACAGAGCCAACTATCTTTGTTGTAAGTACGATAGTTACCGCAAATGCAACATGTAACGGAGGAGCTACAGGAACTGGCTCAATCACTTTAAGCAGAGGTACTGCACCATATGAATATACATTTGGCAATAAAACCTATTCTAACCTTCCAGATGGGACAACTATATCAGTAAAAGGATTATCAGCAGGAACATATGATGTAACTGCAACCGATGATAACGGATGTACTGCAAGTTCTTCAATGACTATTACAGAACCAACTGCCTTTGTTGTAAGTACTATAGTTACCGCAAATGTAACTTGTAACGGAGGAACTACAGGAACTGGCTCAATCACTTTAAGCGGAGGTACAGCACCATATGAATATACATTTGGCAGTAAAACCTATTCTAACCTTCCAGATGGTACAACTATATCAGTAGAAGGATTATCAGCAGGAACATATGATGTAACTGCAACCGATGATAACGGATGTACTGCAAGTTCTTCAATGACTATTACAGAACCTGTAGCACTATCAGCAAATGCTGTAGCAACAAATGTAAGCTGTAATGCTGGTAGCAATGGAGCAATTAACTTAACAGTAACCGGAGGTACAGCACCATACACTTATGTCTGGAGTAACGCTGCAACAACCGCGTCAATAGTAGGAGTTGCCGCCGGAACATACGATGTAACCATAACAGATGCTAACGGATGTACTGATGAAGCGAGTGTAACAATTACAGAACCGGCAACATTAGTAGCTTCCGGCGTAGTTGATGCCAACGTAAGCTGTAACGGTTTATCAGACGGCGGAGCTACCGCAAGCGCAACAGGCGGAACAGCTCCATACACTTATGTCTGGAGTAACGCTGCAACAACCGCTTCAATAGTAGGAGTTACTGCCGGAACATATGATGTAACCATAACTGATGATAACGGATGTACCGATCAAGCGAGTGTAACAATTACAGAACCGGCAGCATTAGTCGCTTCCGGCGTAGTTGATGCCAACGTAAGCTGTAACGGTTTATCAGACGGCGGAGCTACCGCAAGCGCAACAGGCGGAACAGCTCCATACACTTATGTCTGGAGTAACGGGGCAACAACCGCTTCAATAGTAGGAGTTACTGCCGGGACATATGATGTAACCATAACTGATGATAACGGATGTACCGATCAAGCGAGTGTAACAATTACAGAACCGGCAGCACTTTCAGTAAATATTACATTAGATAACAACTTAACATGTAGTGATGACAACAATGGTGGAGCAACGGTTGAAGTTACAGGAGGAACGGCACCTTACACCTATGAATGGGACAACCAAGCGACAACAGCTTCTGTTACGAATCTTACCCTTGGGAACCATAGTGTAACCATAACCGACAACAATGGTTGTACAGCTACCCAAACAATAAACATCGATTTTGACGACAGCATACTTCCTGTTCCTGACGTTTCAACGCTTCCAAATATCTCCGAATACTGTGAAGTATATAGAACTGATGTACCCACACCAACTGCAACAGATAATTGTTCCGGGACATTGATGGGAACTACAAATGCTATTTTCCCCATTAACAGCCTAGGTACTACTACCATTACCTGGACTTTCAAAGATGAAAAAGGGAATAAATTTATTCAGCAACAAGATATTATTGTTAAGTCTTCGCCGCTGTCAGATGTAAGCTTTGGTGATGCAACTGTTACTTATGATGGGACTTTTCACAGCATAGAAGTAAATGGCCTTCCTGCCGAAGCTTCTGCCAGCTACCAGAACAATGGACAAACAGATGCAGGAAGTTATGAAGTTACCGCTACTTTAAATCCTGGCAGCTCAAGATGTCCTTCAATCACTTTAACTGCAATGCTCACCATCGAGAAAGCGGAACAAACCATTTCTTTTGATGAAATCCCTGATAAAAATCTGGAAACAGATGCTGATTTCTCTTTAATGGCCTCAGCAAGCTCCAAGCTTCCGGTAAGTTATACTTACAGTTATTCAGCCGATACACCTCCGGCAGAAGTGAATGAAACAGGAGACGTTAGTCTGCTAACCTCTGGAACTGTTGAAATTACAGCACATCAGGAAGGGAATGCAAATTATTCACAAGCAACATCTGTAACACGAACATTAACAATAGAAAGTTCTGATGCAACTATCCATGAATTAACAATTAACGGAGAAGTCTACGATAGGCCGGATAATAACATTTATTACCTGATAGATTGTAACGATGAACGGGATAAGGTAGAAATCGATTTTTCAACAGAAGCTAACGCTACCGGAAATACTGGATTGAATTTCGAAATAGAAACCCCTACCCCGGGAATCTACAGAAAAGAAATTCAGGTAACTTCACAGGATGATACCAACACCCGGACATACCGGGTTGTAGTTGAGAAAAGATTTAATTACGAGGATATTGTTATTCAGAAATATAATAATGTGCTATTGGTAAATAATAATCCAGAAACTAACGGAGGTTATCGTTTCACTTCATTTAACTGGTATAAGGACGGAGTGTTGATAGGAACCGGGCAATATTATTCAGTAGGTGACAACGCTTCTGATCAGTTGGATTTGAATGCAATGTATTCAGTAGAGATGGAAACTGAAGATGGCGACATATTAAGTACCTGTGAATCTTCTATCACACTCAAGAGTGCATTTGTCCTGAAAGTTGCACCTAACCCGGTACATTCGGGCAGTACAATCGATGTAACTACGACTTATTCAACAGAAATGTTGACTGATTTAAAGATTACCCTAAGCAATCTATACGGCCTACAGGTAATGCAGGAGGCGTCGGGTAGTAATAACAGCCGTATTACCCTTCCGTCATCATTAACACCGGGAACCTATGTGGTAAGTACAAAAGCGGGAGGTGTTGAGTTAAGTACAAAAATTATTGTTCAGTAA